A genome region from Bacillota bacterium includes the following:
- a CDS encoding S8 family serine peptidase: MRRVALVLLALTCALVLAAPVAAGESLVPAAPIGDAAVPVQAPGAKAPAEGAPLPFLGDRDGNGLADDLDECLTGVGPGEGVPVVVVLREAPEEGVMARVEETAGGFQVRTQWKHALNGFAATLTRGQIEALARSPLVARIDRDREVHALLDKATYWTGVRQAWADFGVTGDRDGNPDSYSNNDVVIAVLDTGIDATHVDLDGGKVIGWYDVINGLTSPYDDHGHGTHVASIAAGTGEGNSAYRGVAPGAALVGIKVLDANGSGTTSGIITGIDWMIANKSTYGIRVGNMSLGSSGSSDGTDSLSLAVNNAVSNGIVMAVAAGNSGPATYTIGSPAAAADAITVGALYDPGEKGWVLAEFSSRGPTADGRTKPDICTPGRYITAAQANSGNGYVTYSGTSMATPFLAGVVALMLDANYGLTDAQVKDILYSGTNVKDFGPAGKDIDFGYGISLCYNAVKQAGGYSGTWSDGLSFGYASGYLSGRGDADWWQFDVTDASRPVGITLVIVDWAVNRDFDVYLYDPAGTLVASSTGTKRQEQILYQPTATGTYLIRVYSFLGSGSYWFNVSWK, translated from the coding sequence ATGCGTAGAGTTGCGTTGGTGTTGCTGGCCCTGACCTGTGCGCTCGTGCTGGCCGCCCCGGTGGCCGCCGGAGAGAGCCTGGTGCCGGCAGCACCCATTGGGGACGCGGCAGTCCCGGTCCAGGCGCCCGGGGCAAAGGCGCCGGCGGAAGGGGCACCGTTACCTTTCCTGGGCGACCGGGACGGGAACGGTCTGGCAGACGACCTGGATGAATGCCTCACCGGGGTCGGTCCCGGGGAAGGCGTCCCGGTGGTGGTGGTCCTCAGGGAGGCTCCAGAGGAAGGTGTGATGGCTCGGGTCGAGGAAACCGCCGGCGGGTTCCAGGTGAGGACGCAGTGGAAACACGCCCTCAACGGTTTCGCCGCTACGCTCACCCGTGGCCAGATTGAAGCGCTGGCCCGCAGCCCGCTCGTGGCGCGTATCGACCGGGACCGTGAGGTCCACGCCTTGCTGGATAAAGCGACGTACTGGACGGGCGTCAGGCAGGCGTGGGCTGACTTCGGGGTGACCGGTGACCGGGATGGCAACCCGGACTCGTACTCGAACAACGACGTGGTGATCGCCGTCCTCGACACCGGTATCGATGCCACCCACGTCGACCTGGACGGGGGCAAGGTCATTGGCTGGTACGACGTGATCAACGGCCTGACCAGCCCCTACGACGACCACGGCCACGGTACCCACGTGGCCAGCATCGCTGCGGGCACCGGCGAAGGGAACTCGGCATACCGTGGTGTGGCACCGGGGGCCGCCCTGGTAGGCATCAAGGTGCTGGACGCCAACGGCAGCGGCACTACCAGCGGGATCATCACGGGTATCGACTGGATGATCGCGAACAAGAGCACGTACGGCATCCGCGTCGGTAACATGAGTCTGGGTTCCAGTGGGTCGTCCGATGGTACCGACTCACTGTCCCTGGCCGTCAACAACGCCGTGAGCAACGGGATCGTCATGGCGGTGGCGGCGGGGAACTCCGGGCCGGCCACGTACACCATCGGTTCTCCTGCCGCCGCAGCCGATGCCATCACCGTTGGGGCGCTGTACGATCCCGGGGAGAAGGGTTGGGTGCTGGCTGAGTTCTCCAGCCGGGGTCCCACGGCCGATGGCCGCACGAAACCCGACATCTGCACGCCCGGACGTTATATAACGGCTGCACAGGCCAACTCCGGGAACGGCTACGTCACTTACAGCGGCACCTCCATGGCCACGCCCTTCCTGGCGGGCGTGGTGGCCCTGATGCTGGACGCGAACTACGGCCTCACGGACGCCCAGGTGAAGGACATCCTGTACAGCGGCACCAACGTGAAGGACTTCGGCCCCGCGGGCAAGGACATCGACTTCGGTTACGGCATCAGCCTCTGCTACAATGCCGTCAAGCAGGCGGGCGGGTACTCGGGTACCTGGAGCGATGGCCTCAGCTTTGGTTACGCTTCCGGATACCTTTCCGGCAGGGGTGATGCCGACTGGTGGCAGTTCGACGTCACCGATGCCTCCCGGCCGGTCGGCATCACGCTGGTTATCGTCGACTGGGCGGTGAACAGGGACTTCGATGTCTACCTGTACGATCCCGCGGGGACCCTGGTGGCTTCTTCCACAGGCACCAAGCGGCAGGAGCAGATCCTCTACCAGCCCACGGCTACCGGGACTTACCTGATCAGGGTCTATTCCTTCCTGGGCTCGGGCAGTTACTGGTTCAACGTGAGCTGGAAATAG
- a CDS encoding ribonuclease HI family protein — translation MWADCCLRRGSWRGGTGVRELGGRSNAGEAWTVYIDGGARGNPGPAAAAGVITDGSRNQRQFCVYLGVTTNNVAEYLALVWVLEEARRAKVAEMTVFTDSELLARQVTGAYRVRSPRLVDLHGQAERLIRGLRRFEIRHVRREENRAADSLVNRTLDWVGRYAALQSARADEGSVRADEGSGP, via the coding sequence ATGTGGGCAGACTGCTGCCTCCGGCGGGGCAGCTGGCGTGGCGGGACGGGGGTAAGGGAGCTGGGCGGCAGGAGCAACGCAGGTGAGGCGTGGACCGTCTACATCGATGGGGGGGCCCGGGGTAATCCCGGGCCGGCCGCTGCTGCCGGAGTGATCACCGACGGTTCCCGAAATCAAAGGCAGTTCTGTGTGTACCTGGGGGTCACCACCAACAACGTGGCCGAATACCTTGCTCTGGTTTGGGTTCTGGAAGAGGCCCGGCGGGCGAAGGTGGCCGAGATGACGGTGTTTACGGATAGCGAACTGCTCGCCCGCCAGGTGACGGGGGCGTACCGGGTGAGGAGTCCAAGGCTGGTGGACCTGCACGGGCAGGCCGAGCGGCTCATCCGCGGGCTGCGCCGGTTCGAGATCCGTCACGTGCGGCGCGAGGAGAACCGGGCGGCCGACTCCCTGGTCAATCGCACGCTGGACTGGGTCGGCCGCTACGCCGCGTTGCAGAGCGCGCGGGCGGATGAGGGGAGCGTGCGGGCGGATGAGGGGAGCGGGCCTTAG
- a CDS encoding phosphate ABC transporter ATP-binding protein, producing the protein MTYPAGEAGGARRHPAAPRDGREPAKILARDLKFWYGTVQALKGISLEVSRGEQFTIMGPTGSGKTTFLRCLNRLNDLVSGTRHEGDLLIDGQDVYRPGADVDALRRRVGMVFALPIALPMSIFDNVAYGPRLHGVRGRRLAEMVERSLRAAALWDEAKDRLGDSAFSLSGGQQQRLSIARVLAVEPEVVLMDEPCSGLDPISTLRVEETVEQLRGRYTIVFVTHNPQQAARLGGRVAFFYLGELVECGPAGQLFTRPGDRRTEDYISGRFG; encoded by the coding sequence ATGACGTACCCGGCCGGCGAAGCGGGAGGGGCCCGCAGGCACCCGGCGGCCCCGCGGGACGGGCGGGAGCCGGCGAAGATCCTGGCCCGCGACCTCAAGTTCTGGTACGGCACCGTGCAGGCCTTGAAGGGCATCAGCCTGGAGGTGAGCCGGGGAGAACAGTTTACCATCATGGGACCCACGGGCAGCGGGAAGACCACCTTTCTGCGCTGCCTGAACCGGCTGAACGACCTGGTTTCGGGCACCCGGCACGAGGGAGATCTCCTCATAGACGGTCAGGACGTGTACCGGCCGGGTGCGGATGTGGATGCCCTGCGCCGGCGAGTGGGGATGGTATTCGCCCTGCCCATCGCGCTGCCCATGTCCATTTTCGACAACGTGGCTTACGGGCCCCGCCTGCACGGGGTGCGAGGCAGGCGCCTGGCCGAAATGGTGGAGCGCAGCCTGCGGGCGGCGGCGCTGTGGGACGAGGCGAAGGACCGCCTGGGTGACTCCGCCTTCAGCCTCTCCGGGGGTCAGCAGCAACGTCTCTCCATCGCCCGCGTGCTGGCGGTGGAGCCCGAGGTCGTCCTCATGGACGAGCCCTGCTCGGGGCTGGATCCCATTTCCACCCTGCGGGTGGAGGAAACGGTGGAGCAGCTGCGGGGGAGGTATACCATCGTTTTCGTGACCCACAACCCGCAGCAGGCGGCTCGCCTGGGCGGCCGGGTGGCGTTTTTCTACCTGGGTGAGCTGGTGGAGTGCGGCCCTGCGGGACAGCTCTTCACCCGGCCCGGTGATCGCCGGACAGAGGATTACATCTCCGGCCGTTTCGGTTAA
- the pstA gene encoding phosphate ABC transporter permease PstA — MRGMLTASAVLAVGILVLIVGYVLWQGLPVLAPAFLLEAPEKMGRAGGIFPTIVGTVLLTAGAVLVAAPLGVATAIYLAEYAHQGRVVSLIRFGTESLAGIPSIIFGVFGFLFFVIYLGMGWSILSGALTLAGMILPTIIRTAEEAMLAVPRAYREVSYSLGGSRWQTITRVVLPNALPGILTGVMLGVGRSVGETAAVIFTAGASLRVPRSVLDPVRTMSVHFYLLAREGISMRNAYGTAAVLVLSVLAVNFVAYYLMHRHLARVRGAGR, encoded by the coding sequence ATGCGGGGGATGCTGACGGCCAGCGCCGTGCTGGCCGTGGGCATCCTGGTGCTGATTGTGGGGTACGTGCTCTGGCAGGGCCTGCCCGTCCTCGCCCCTGCCTTTCTCCTGGAAGCCCCCGAGAAGATGGGCCGGGCGGGCGGCATTTTCCCCACCATCGTGGGCACCGTTCTCCTCACCGCCGGTGCCGTGCTGGTGGCGGCTCCCCTGGGAGTGGCCACGGCCATCTACCTGGCCGAGTACGCCCACCAGGGGCGCGTGGTGTCTCTCATCCGCTTCGGCACCGAATCCCTGGCGGGCATTCCTTCGATCATATTCGGCGTATTCGGCTTCCTGTTTTTCGTCATCTACCTGGGGATGGGATGGTCCATCCTCTCCGGCGCCCTCACCCTGGCCGGCATGATCCTGCCCACCATCATCCGTACGGCCGAGGAAGCCATGCTCGCCGTGCCCCGCGCCTACCGCGAGGTGAGCTACTCCCTGGGAGGGTCGCGCTGGCAGACCATCACCCGGGTGGTGCTGCCCAATGCGCTGCCCGGCATCCTCACCGGCGTCATGCTCGGGGTCGGGCGCAGCGTGGGGGAAACGGCGGCCGTGATCTTCACCGCGGGAGCCTCCCTGCGGGTGCCCCGCTCCGTACTGGACCCCGTGCGCACCATGTCGGTGCACTTTTACCTCCTGGCGCGGGAGGGGATATCCATGCGGAACGCCTACGGCACCGCTGCGGTGCTGGTGCTTTCGGTGCTGGCCGTCAACTTCGTGGCCTACTACCTGATGCACCGCCACCTGGCCCGGGTGCGGGGGGCGGGACGATGA
- a CDS encoding phosphate ABC transporter substrate-binding protein, with protein sequence MTGVVLLTLTALGGCRREARVHTVTLAGSTSVQPFAELLAEVFMSRHPEISVNVQGGGSSAGIEAALSGAADIGMSSRHLLPAEQAQLRPVLIAQDAVAVVVHPSNPVRGLTRDQARDIFAGRIRNWSQVGGPPSAIHVILREEGSGTRASFEEMIMEGSDPDPRALVQDSNGAVRETVAHDPGAIGYISLGLVDERVRPVSIDGMTPSVPAVLEGRYQLVRPFLFVLKGEPREPALLFLDFVLGPGQAILREEGLIPAAKGSGNP encoded by the coding sequence TTGACGGGCGTCGTGCTCCTGACCCTGACCGCCCTGGGCGGCTGCCGCCGGGAGGCAAGAGTCCACACCGTTACCCTGGCGGGATCGACCTCGGTGCAGCCCTTTGCCGAGCTGCTGGCGGAAGTGTTCATGTCCCGCCATCCGGAGATATCCGTCAACGTGCAGGGAGGCGGCTCCAGCGCCGGCATCGAGGCGGCCCTGAGCGGTGCTGCCGACATAGGCATGTCTTCCCGTCATCTGCTGCCGGCCGAACAGGCCCAGTTGCGGCCGGTCCTCATAGCGCAGGACGCCGTGGCGGTGGTGGTGCACCCCTCCAATCCCGTCAGGGGACTCACCCGGGATCAGGCGCGGGACATATTCGCGGGCCGTATCCGCAACTGGAGCCAGGTGGGAGGGCCTCCCTCTGCCATCCACGTCATACTGCGGGAGGAAGGTTCGGGCACCAGGGCTTCCTTCGAGGAGATGATCATGGAGGGCTCCGATCCGGATCCCCGGGCCCTGGTGCAGGACTCCAATGGCGCCGTGCGGGAAACGGTGGCCCACGACCCCGGGGCCATCGGTTACATCAGCCTGGGCCTGGTGGATGAGCGGGTCAGGCCCGTCTCCATCGACGGGATGACTCCCTCGGTGCCGGCCGTGCTGGAGGGCAGGTACCAGCTCGTGCGGCCCTTCCTGTTCGTCCTCAAGGGTGAGCCCCGGGAACCCGCTCTCCTTTTCCTCGACTTTGTTCTGGGGCCGGGCCAGGCCATCCTGCGGGAAGAGGGCCTGATCCCGGCGGCGAAGGGGAGTGGGAATCCGTGA
- the phoU gene encoding phosphate signaling complex protein PhoU, which yields MRRSFEEGLANLREDLLRLGHMASEAVALSVDALKRQDVELAEKVIAGDEPIDSLHLEIQNRCMELIATQQPMAGDLRVIGAAMVISIDLERVADHAEGVASAAVRIARQPLLKPLIDVPRMAEVVQGMLKKALEAFVERDARKAAEVARDDDVVDGLRSQVFRELLTYMMEDPRNISRALELILVTQHIERMGDHATNIAERVIYMLTGDLRDLNV from the coding sequence GTGCGCAGGTCGTTTGAAGAAGGGCTGGCTAACCTGCGGGAGGATTTGCTGCGCCTGGGCCACATGGCCTCGGAAGCGGTGGCCCTTTCGGTGGACGCCCTGAAGCGTCAGGACGTGGAGCTGGCCGAGAAGGTAATTGCAGGAGATGAACCCATCGACAGCCTGCACCTGGAGATCCAGAACCGCTGCATGGAGCTGATCGCCACCCAGCAACCCATGGCGGGGGACCTGCGGGTGATCGGTGCCGCCATGGTGATAAGCATCGACCTGGAACGGGTGGCCGACCATGCCGAGGGGGTGGCCTCGGCGGCGGTGCGCATTGCCCGGCAACCGTTGCTGAAACCGCTCATCGACGTGCCGCGCATGGCGGAAGTGGTGCAGGGCATGCTCAAGAAGGCTCTGGAGGCTTTTGTGGAGCGGGACGCCCGCAAGGCGGCCGAGGTGGCCCGGGACGATGACGTGGTGGATGGCCTCCGATCCCAGGTGTTTCGTGAGCTGCTGACCTACATGATGGAGGATCCCCGGAACATTTCCCGGGCCCTGGAACTGATCCTGGTTACCCAGCACATCGAGCGGATGGGGGACCATGCCACCAACATCGCAGAAAGAGTCATCTACATGCTCACCGGAGACCTCCGCGACCTCAACGTCTAA
- a CDS encoding TPM domain-containing protein: MSKRVPASGAARTLTLILAVAFLVTVTLVETWGAAASGAGAPGSGASEVGVSVPGASGGLPAPSGFVNDFAGVLSAAERQSLEEFCSSLEARTGAEMAIVTVRRTGDESIQMYAVRLFEAWGIGKKGRDNGVLILAAMEDRRVWVEVGYGLEGVLPDGKVGAILDRYLVPAFKEGRYGEGLSACARALAAEIGAAPAEEAERGPARPAPVSAVAFPVLFGLGMAAFVIFLVYVLARAGSPRCPSCHARLLVREKVVTPATMLATGTALVLYTCPRCGYRREKKRVLTRLVPVYGTGTSRRGGPFWGPFGGGGWSGRSGGKFGGFGRGRSGGGGAGRGW; encoded by the coding sequence GTGAGCAAGAGGGTCCCGGCGTCCGGGGCGGCGCGCACCCTCACCCTGATCCTCGCAGTTGCCTTCCTGGTGACGGTGACCCTGGTGGAGACGTGGGGTGCAGCGGCATCCGGGGCAGGGGCACCCGGGTCGGGCGCGTCCGAGGTGGGGGTATCGGTGCCGGGGGCGTCCGGGGGATTGCCCGCGCCCAGCGGGTTCGTGAACGACTTTGCGGGGGTGCTCTCCGCCGCCGAGCGGCAGAGTCTGGAGGAGTTCTGCTCCTCCCTGGAAGCCCGGACGGGGGCGGAAATGGCCATTGTCACCGTCCGGCGCACCGGTGACGAGAGCATCCAGATGTATGCGGTGCGGCTGTTCGAAGCCTGGGGGATCGGCAAAAAGGGCAGGGACAACGGCGTCCTCATTCTGGCGGCCATGGAAGACCGCCGGGTCTGGGTGGAGGTGGGGTACGGGCTGGAGGGCGTCCTCCCTGACGGCAAGGTGGGTGCCATCCTGGATCGCTACCTGGTGCCCGCGTTCAAGGAGGGCAGATACGGCGAGGGGCTGTCCGCCTGCGCCCGCGCCCTGGCGGCCGAAATCGGGGCCGCTCCGGCGGAGGAGGCGGAGCGTGGGCCCGCCCGGCCCGCGCCGGTTTCGGCGGTGGCCTTCCCGGTGCTGTTCGGGCTGGGCATGGCAGCATTTGTGATCTTCCTGGTGTACGTCCTGGCCCGCGCCGGTTCACCCCGCTGCCCTTCCTGCCACGCCCGCCTGCTGGTCCGGGAGAAGGTGGTGACCCCGGCCACCATGCTGGCCACCGGCACGGCCCTGGTGCTGTACACATGTCCCCGCTGCGGCTACCGGCGGGAGAAGAAGCGGGTGCTGACCCGGCTGGTCCCCGTGTACGGGACGGGTACCTCCCGCCGGGGCGGGCCGTTCTGGGGGCCTTTCGGTGGGGGAGGCTGGTCCGGACGCTCGGGCGGCAAGTTCGGTGGCTTCGGGAGAGGGCGCAGCGGCGGCGGGGGAGCCGGCCGGGGCTGGTGA
- a CDS encoding PucR family transcriptional regulator ligand-binding domain-containing protein: MAISVMEALRIGKLQRARVLAGRRGLGRLIEHVDVIEMPEIDPWVRANVLYLTSFYAIRDNLRTQQDLIRYLAAHGAAAIALDTKSYLNGAPPQVLEVAESCDFPVIEIPEDASYIDIITPVLEAVFTRKRSRDDFLEDLLEGNVKPEAIQQRARYLAWKLDGKRTVLIVDLDDFQSFCLSGRLSERAIQELKRRFLAVVAETTHRTLAGEHVVAPRSDSVVILAQVPDDNLSPTSPYPCPLPPAPRATIEDLALRVKQAAARVLPGLTLSVGIGLLCNCPSQIAESFAAAGDALNISLGLAGGDRIAFYQDLGIHRLLLRIGPQAELERFVSEEIGPLIEHDRRRGSQLVRTLEVFLDSGCHLERAASRLYVHRNSLKYRLTRIKQLLRLTSLEGERLASLAFAVKAHRILTERNRADAR, encoded by the coding sequence GTGGCCATCAGTGTCATGGAGGCGCTGCGCATAGGCAAACTCCAGCGGGCCCGTGTTCTGGCCGGCCGCCGGGGGCTCGGCAGGCTCATCGAGCACGTGGACGTCATCGAAATGCCCGAGATCGACCCCTGGGTACGAGCGAACGTCCTGTATCTGACCAGCTTCTACGCCATCAGGGACAATCTACGGACCCAGCAGGACCTCATCCGTTACCTGGCCGCGCACGGGGCAGCCGCCATAGCGCTCGATACCAAGAGCTACCTCAACGGTGCTCCCCCGCAGGTACTCGAGGTGGCGGAGTCGTGCGATTTTCCCGTCATCGAGATCCCGGAAGACGCCAGCTACATCGACATCATCACTCCGGTGCTGGAAGCGGTGTTCACCCGCAAGCGCAGCCGGGACGATTTCCTGGAAGACCTCCTGGAGGGCAACGTCAAACCCGAGGCGATCCAGCAACGGGCCAGGTACCTGGCCTGGAAGCTGGATGGCAAGCGCACGGTGCTCATCGTTGACCTGGACGATTTCCAATCGTTCTGCCTGTCAGGCCGCCTCTCCGAGCGGGCCATCCAGGAATTGAAGAGGCGCTTCCTGGCCGTAGTGGCGGAGACCACCCACAGGACCCTGGCAGGAGAGCACGTGGTGGCTCCCCGCAGCGACAGCGTGGTGATCCTGGCCCAGGTACCCGACGATAACCTATCCCCCACCTCCCCCTATCCCTGCCCCCTGCCCCCCGCCCCGCGGGCGACCATCGAGGACCTGGCCCTCAGGGTTAAGCAGGCGGCCGCGCGTGTCCTGCCCGGTCTCACTCTCTCGGTGGGGATAGGCCTCTTGTGCAACTGTCCCTCCCAGATCGCAGAAAGCTTTGCAGCCGCCGGAGATGCCCTCAACATCAGCCTCGGGCTGGCGGGAGGCGACCGCATCGCCTTTTATCAGGACCTGGGGATACATCGCCTCTTGCTGAGGATCGGACCGCAGGCGGAACTGGAGCGGTTCGTGAGCGAAGAAATCGGCCCCCTCATCGAACACGACCGCCGCCGGGGCTCCCAGCTTGTGCGCACGCTGGAAGTATTCCTGGACAGCGGATGTCACCTGGAGAGGGCCGCTTCCCGGCTCTACGTCCACCGGAATTCGCTCAAGTACCGCCTTACCCGGATCAAGCAACTCTTACGGCTGACCAGCCTGGAAGGCGAACGCCTCGCCTCCCTCGCCTTCGCCGTCAAGGCCCATCGCATCCTGACCGAACGCAACCGGGCCGATGCCCGATGA
- a CDS encoding LemA family protein, with protein MRRTIVVVLAVVLAIFLAAGGTLAATYNRLVNVSEQVNEQWAQIESQLQRRYDLIPNLVETVKGYAAHEQEVFTAVAEARARLAGAASTSEQVQAANQMESALARLLVIVERYPDLKANEQFNRMMDELAGTENRINVARMRYNEAVKQYNRIIRTFPTVLLAGALGFDQRPYFQAQEGAETAPRVNFGK; from the coding sequence TTGCGGAGAACGATTGTGGTGGTCCTGGCCGTGGTGCTGGCTATCTTCCTGGCGGCCGGTGGCACGCTGGCCGCCACCTACAACCGCCTGGTGAATGTGTCCGAGCAGGTCAACGAGCAGTGGGCGCAGATTGAGAGCCAGCTGCAGCGGCGCTATGACCTCATCCCCAACCTGGTGGAGACGGTTAAGGGATATGCCGCTCACGAGCAGGAGGTGTTCACCGCCGTCGCAGAGGCGAGGGCCAGGCTGGCCGGGGCGGCCAGCACCTCCGAGCAGGTGCAGGCGGCCAACCAGATGGAGAGCGCGCTGGCCCGGCTGCTGGTGATCGTGGAGCGGTACCCGGACCTGAAGGCCAACGAGCAGTTCAACCGCATGATGGACGAGCTGGCGGGTACGGAGAACCGCATCAACGTGGCGCGCATGCGTTACAACGAGGCGGTGAAACAGTACAACCGCATAATCCGCACGTTCCCCACCGTCCTGCTGGCCGGGGCTCTGGGGTTCGACCAGCGGCCCTATTTCCAGGCCCAGGAGGGGGCCGAGACCGCCCCCCGCGTGAACTTCGGCAAGTAG
- the pstB gene encoding phosphate ABC transporter ATP-binding protein PstB, which translates to MNGKVVVSRLHLSYRGRPALRDITLVFPEKAITAIIGPSGCGKSTLLRTVNRMNDLIPEVRIEGNVLLDGQDIYTGGMLLEELRRRVGMVFQRPNPFPLSVFDNVAYGPRVHGIRDRSALGEIVEKCLRAVGLWDELRGRLRRPALDLSLGQQQQLCLARVLAVEPEVILLDEPCSALDPISTLRIEQLIQELKERYTIIIVTHNMQQAARASDLTAFILDGELVEWAPTETLFTAPRDPRTEAYITGRPLP; encoded by the coding sequence GTGAACGGTAAGGTAGTGGTATCCCGGCTGCACCTGTCCTACCGGGGGAGACCGGCCCTCCGGGACATCACCCTGGTCTTCCCGGAAAAGGCCATCACCGCCATCATCGGTCCTTCCGGGTGCGGCAAGTCCACCCTGCTGCGCACCGTCAACCGCATGAACGACCTCATCCCCGAGGTGCGCATCGAAGGCAACGTCCTCCTCGATGGCCAGGACATCTACACGGGCGGGATGCTCCTCGAGGAGCTGCGCCGGCGGGTGGGGATGGTGTTCCAGCGCCCCAATCCCTTTCCGCTGTCCGTGTTCGACAACGTGGCCTACGGTCCCCGCGTGCACGGCATTCGCGACCGCAGCGCACTGGGGGAGATCGTGGAGAAGTGCCTGCGGGCGGTGGGCCTCTGGGACGAGCTGCGGGGCCGCCTGCGCCGACCCGCCCTCGACCTCTCCCTCGGTCAGCAGCAGCAGCTTTGCCTGGCCCGGGTGCTAGCGGTGGAACCGGAGGTCATCCTCCTGGACGAACCCTGCTCTGCCCTCGATCCCATTTCCACCCTGCGCATCGAGCAGCTGATTCAGGAGCTCAAAGAGCGGTATACCATCATCATCGTCACCCATAACATGCAACAGGCGGCCCGGGCCTCGGACCTCACCGCCTTCATCCTGGACGGAGAGCTGGTGGAGTGGGCACCCACCGAAACCCTGTTCACCGCTCCCCGCGATCCCCGCACGGAAGCTTACATCACCGGCCGTCCCCTTCCCTGA
- the pstC gene encoding phosphate ABC transporter permease subunit PstC, with protein sequence MKGREWLIHRLLVVVAFSSLSLLGLIAVFIFAGGIPIMAQVGLGEFLAGTRWAPTRGHFGILPMIVGSLWVTAGALVLGVPVALACAMYLSEVASEGVGRVVKPALELLAGIPSVVYGFLGLVLLVPLIRQFLGGPGFSVLAAACVLAVMILPTVTSVSYDALRAVPPTYREGSLALGATRWQTISMSVLPAARSGILAGVILGMGRAVGETMAVIMVAGNATLVPVSPLDPVRTLTSNIALELGYAAGKHREALFATGVVLFLIIMVLNLVAGAVAGRGKSR encoded by the coding sequence GTGAAAGGCCGGGAGTGGCTCATCCATCGCCTGCTCGTGGTGGTGGCGTTCTCGTCTCTCAGCCTGCTCGGCCTCATCGCCGTGTTCATTTTCGCGGGTGGGATTCCCATCATGGCCCAGGTGGGACTGGGGGAGTTCCTGGCCGGGACCAGGTGGGCGCCCACCCGGGGCCACTTCGGCATCCTGCCCATGATCGTGGGTTCCCTGTGGGTGACGGCGGGAGCCCTGGTGCTGGGGGTGCCCGTAGCCCTGGCGTGTGCCATGTACCTTTCGGAGGTGGCCTCCGAAGGGGTGGGACGGGTGGTCAAGCCCGCCCTGGAGTTGCTGGCGGGGATTCCCTCGGTGGTGTACGGCTTCCTGGGGCTGGTGCTGCTGGTCCCCCTGATCCGCCAGTTCCTGGGAGGACCCGGCTTTTCCGTGCTGGCCGCCGCCTGCGTGCTGGCGGTCATGATCCTGCCCACGGTGACCAGCGTCTCCTATGATGCCCTGCGGGCGGTGCCGCCCACCTACCGGGAAGGCTCCCTGGCCCTGGGGGCCACCCGCTGGCAGACCATCAGCATGAGCGTGCTGCCGGCGGCCCGCTCGGGCATCCTGGCGGGGGTGATCCTGGGTATGGGGAGGGCGGTGGGGGAGACCATGGCGGTGATCATGGTGGCGGGAAACGCCACCCTGGTACCGGTTTCCCCCCTGGACCCGGTGCGCACCCTGACCTCCAACATCGCCCTGGAGCTGGGTTATGCGGCGGGCAAGCACCGCGAGGCCCTGTTCGCCACGGGGGTGGTGCTGTTCCTGATCATCATGGTCCTCAACTTGGTGGCCGGAGCGGTGGCCGGCAGGGGGAAGTCCCGGTGA